One segment of Acidimicrobiia bacterium DNA contains the following:
- a CDS encoding Holliday junction branch migration DNA helicase RuvB, whose amino-acid sequence MADDLSDVRPLSPEAVSEDAATEQALRPKSLAEFIGQPALKEHLRVMIEAAKQRQDAACDHMLFCGPPGLGKTSMAGIVASELGVGFRVTSGPALERPGDLAAILSNLERGDVLFVDEIHRLPRTVEELMYPALEDFKIDIVIGKGPAARSVRIEIARFTLIGATTRPGLITGPLRDRFGFISRFDYYSPEALAEIVKRSASLLSLRIDEGAAAEIGLRSRGTPRIANRILRRVRDFAQVEGAEVITRSIACQALELFEIDSRGLDRTDRAILKAVVTKFGGGPVGLQTLSAVVGEDPETIEEMYEPYLIQQGFMHKTPRGRVATPLAYQHIGVEHPLEAELLSIFDQEV is encoded by the coding sequence ATGGCCGACGATCTTTCCGATGTTCGTCCTCTCTCTCCTGAGGCTGTTTCTGAGGACGCAGCCACCGAGCAGGCCCTGAGACCTAAGAGCCTGGCCGAATTCATTGGACAACCTGCACTCAAGGAGCACTTGAGGGTCATGATAGAAGCCGCGAAGCAACGTCAAGACGCGGCTTGCGACCACATGTTGTTTTGCGGCCCTCCAGGTTTGGGCAAGACTAGCATGGCTGGCATTGTCGCTTCAGAGCTGGGTGTAGGGTTCAGAGTTACCAGCGGGCCTGCCCTGGAGCGACCGGGCGACCTTGCCGCGATCCTATCGAATCTAGAGCGCGGGGACGTACTCTTCGTGGATGAGATACATCGGCTACCTAGAACCGTCGAGGAACTGATGTATCCAGCGCTTGAAGATTTCAAGATAGACATTGTCATTGGTAAAGGGCCTGCAGCCCGGTCGGTGCGAATCGAGATAGCTCGGTTTACCTTGATCGGAGCCACCACAAGACCAGGCTTGATTACAGGTCCGCTCAGAGACCGTTTTGGCTTCATATCTCGCTTTGACTACTACTCGCCCGAAGCTCTGGCGGAAATCGTAAAACGCTCGGCATCGTTGCTCTCGCTACGCATAGATGAAGGCGCTGCAGCAGAGATAGGACTACGTTCTAGGGGCACCCCTAGAATCGCCAACCGGATTCTGCGAAGGGTGAGGGACTTCGCCCAGGTGGAAGGGGCAGAAGTCATTACTAGATCAATTGCATGCCAGGCCCTCGAGTTGTTCGAGATCGACAGTCGGGGTCTCGATAGAACAGATCGCGCAATCCTCAAGGCCGTGGTAACGAAGTTCGGAGGTGGTCCGGTGGGGCTGCAGACCCTCTCTGCTGTGGTGGGGGAAGATCCCGAGACAATTGAGGAGATGTACGAGCCGTATCTTATACAACAAGGATTTATGCACAAGACTCCGAGGGGCAGAGTGGCGACTCCGCTGGCGTACCAGCACATCGGCGTGGAACATCCGCTAGAAGCGGAGCTGCTCTCCATCTTCGACCAGGAGGTGTAG
- the ruvA gene encoding Holliday junction branch migration protein RuvA — MIAAIRGKVIAVRDLDSGLEIVVDVSGVGYRVLVPTRIAESVSRQNSDVFLHTYLHVREDALVLYGFNTPQDRDAFEVLMATPGVGPKVALSALSVYSAAELCLAVSGEDAGALAIVPGIGPKLARRIVVEMRDRLGKGLMPAEPSGSAMSEARAALGELGYSAAEIAEALQVADPTLPVEEIVSAALKALGERRRAV, encoded by the coding sequence TTGATAGCTGCGATAAGAGGAAAGGTAATAGCTGTTCGCGATCTCGATTCAGGACTTGAGATCGTGGTAGACGTAAGCGGAGTGGGCTACCGCGTTCTCGTTCCAACACGTATCGCTGAGTCCGTCTCTCGGCAGAACAGCGATGTCTTTCTCCACACGTACTTGCATGTTCGAGAGGATGCGTTGGTACTTTACGGATTCAACACGCCACAAGACCGGGACGCATTCGAGGTACTCATGGCGACGCCCGGTGTAGGACCCAAGGTAGCCCTATCCGCTCTTTCTGTGTACAGCGCAGCGGAGCTATGTTTAGCAGTCTCGGGGGAGGATGCCGGAGCACTAGCCATTGTGCCCGGCATAGGTCCCAAGCTCGCCCGGCGCATTGTGGTCGAGATGAGGGACCGGTTGGGTAAAGGATTGATGCCCGCAGAACCCTCAGGTTCTGCAATGTCTGAGGCCCGAGCCGCTTTGGGCGAGCTTGGATACTCGGCTGCCGAGATTGCGGAGGCACTTCAGGTAGCCGATCCCACCTTGCCGGTCGAAGAAATCGTGTCCGCAGCGCTCAAGGCGTTGGGCGAGAGGCGGAGAGCAGTGTAG
- the ruvC gene encoding crossover junction endodeoxyribonuclease RuvC: MATTLLVRASSALSLYGAGTPDRAARGFLSLENNRAREERFVGLRVLGIDPGLARTGYAIVEEAGSRLYAPAIGVIKTLRGTAISERLCSLEEALLGILGSFEPECVALERVYFQVNAKSAIQVGEAAGVVLLLAGKFGLDVFGYSPNEVKRALTGYGAADKKQMASMTARLLGLEPASIEADAADAAAVAVAHLNSSRLAASVRRAL, from the coding sequence ATGGCGACTACTTTGCTTGTCCGAGCGTCATCGGCGCTGAGTCTATATGGTGCTGGGACGCCGGATAGAGCGGCGAGGGGGTTTTTATCGCTCGAGAACAATAGAGCCAGGGAGGAGAGATTCGTCGGTTTGAGAGTGTTGGGAATCGATCCGGGGCTTGCTCGGACCGGCTACGCGATCGTTGAAGAGGCCGGCTCGAGACTGTACGCACCGGCTATCGGTGTGATCAAGACATTGAGAGGAACTGCCATTTCTGAGCGTCTCTGTAGTTTGGAGGAAGCGCTCCTTGGAATTCTTGGCTCCTTCGAGCCAGAGTGCGTGGCACTGGAACGGGTCTACTTTCAGGTGAATGCTAAATCCGCTATACAAGTTGGCGAGGCGGCTGGGGTCGTGCTTTTACTAGCAGGAAAGTTCGGTTTAGATGTCTTTGGATACTCGCCCAACGAGGTCAAGCGAGCCCTTACGGGGTACGGGGCCGCTGACAAAAAGCAGATGGCTTCTATGACGGCGCGGCTTCTAGGGTTGGAGCCAGCGAGTATTGAGGCCGATGCTGCCGACGCTGCTGCGGTAGCTGTGGCGCACCTCAATTCGAGTCGTCTCGCAGCCTCCGTGAGGAGAGCACTTTGA
- a CDS encoding YebC/PmpR family DNA-binding transcriptional regulator produces MSGHSKWHSIRHKKGVVDARRGKLFAKLIRAIEVAARQGGGDPKGNPTLATAIQKARDASMPMDNIERAIKRGTGELEGTTYERVSYEAYAPGGVALLIDVLTDNRNRAASEVRSIVTRNGGSMGEPGSVSWIFEMRGVVSVEAGSIDEDKLIEVAAEAGAEDVDTDGSVWEIRCAPEALKDLRDSLEAEGVRIMQAEVTMIPQTTVPVSDRATAQKVLKLIEALEDSDDVQAVYANFDIPDQILAEAG; encoded by the coding sequence ATGTCGGGACACTCGAAGTGGCACTCCATAAGGCACAAGAAAGGCGTAGTCGATGCTCGCCGGGGCAAGCTTTTCGCCAAACTAATTCGCGCTATCGAGGTGGCGGCGAGACAGGGAGGAGGCGATCCAAAAGGCAACCCTACTCTGGCCACGGCTATCCAGAAAGCCAGAGATGCCTCGATGCCCATGGACAATATAGAGCGCGCCATCAAACGGGGAACGGGCGAGCTCGAAGGAACCACCTACGAGAGGGTTTCGTATGAGGCCTATGCACCGGGCGGCGTGGCCTTACTTATCGATGTGCTGACCGACAACCGGAACAGGGCTGCCTCCGAGGTTCGTTCGATCGTAACTCGCAATGGAGGATCAATGGGGGAGCCCGGGTCGGTTTCGTGGATATTCGAGATGCGAGGTGTTGTGAGCGTCGAGGCAGGCTCCATTGACGAAGATAAACTAATCGAGGTTGCTGCGGAGGCTGGCGCCGAAGACGTCGACACTGACGGTTCTGTGTGGGAAATCCGTTGCGCGCCGGAGGCATTGAAAGACCTGCGGGACAGTTTGGAGGCCGAGGGAGTGCGAATTATGCAAGCAGAGGTGACGATGATACCTCAGACAACGGTTCCGGTTTCTGACCGTGCCACGGCTCAGAAAGTTCTCAAACTCATAGAGGCGCTAGAAGACAGCGACGACGTCCAAGCTGTCTACGCTAACTTCGACATTCCCGACCAAATTCTGGCAGAAGCAGGCTGA
- a CDS encoding pyridoxal 5'-phosphate synthase glutaminase subunit PdxT, which yields MKVGVLALQGAFKEHEAVLARLGAESKEVKVPSDLSGIDALVIPGGESTVQSKLMESSGIFEPLSKLISEGLPVMGTCAGMIICASEVEDGVLGQKTLAAARISVRRNAFGRQIHSFEADLEAPVLDPPRFHGVFIRAPLPERIDERVEPLAFLAGKPVAVRDRNLFLFAFHPELAGDDRFHLYFLERAK from the coding sequence GTGAAGGTCGGGGTTCTCGCTTTGCAAGGGGCATTCAAGGAGCACGAAGCGGTCTTGGCTCGTCTTGGAGCAGAGTCCAAAGAGGTAAAAGTGCCCTCTGACCTTTCTGGTATTGACGCTCTGGTGATTCCTGGCGGCGAGTCTACGGTGCAGTCAAAACTTATGGAATCTTCAGGAATTTTTGAGCCGCTTTCCAAGCTGATCTCTGAAGGCCTGCCGGTGATGGGAACGTGTGCTGGCATGATCATCTGCGCATCCGAGGTCGAAGACGGGGTACTGGGTCAAAAGACTCTTGCGGCAGCCCGTATATCGGTGAGGCGCAATGCCTTTGGTCGCCAGATTCACAGTTTCGAGGCAGACCTGGAAGCTCCGGTTTTAGATCCGCCCCGTTTCCACGGCGTGTTCATCAGGGCTCCCCTTCCCGAGCGCATAGATGAGCGTGTGGAGCCCTTAGCATTCCTTGCCGGCAAACCTGTGGCAGTACGGGACCGCAACTTATTCTTGTTCGCGTTCCATCCCGAGTTGGCCGGAGACGACCGGTTCCATCTGTATTTTCTCGAGAGGGCTAAATAG
- a CDS encoding pyridoxal 5'-phosphate synthase lyase subunit PdxS: MSDNHRVGTAKVKRGLAEMLKGGVIMDVVSPEQARIAEDAGACAVMALERVPADIRAHGGVARMSDPQIIEAIKEAVTIPVMAKVRIGHFAEAQVLEALEVDYIDESEVLTPADEEHHIDKWQFKVPFVCGARNLGEALRRIAEGAAMIRSKGEAGTGNIVEAVRHMRAIRLGITRLRAMSPEERFAAAKELGAPLDLVEEVAKTGRLPVVLFCAGGVATPADASLMMQLGAEGIFVGSGIFKSEDPPRMARAIVEATTHYNDPHIVAKVSRGLGVPMKGIDVASLPEEQRLAPRGW; the protein is encoded by the coding sequence ATGAGCGACAACCACCGAGTCGGCACTGCAAAGGTCAAGCGCGGCCTCGCTGAGATGCTCAAGGGCGGCGTAATTATGGACGTGGTCTCGCCCGAACAAGCTCGCATAGCAGAGGATGCGGGAGCCTGCGCAGTGATGGCGCTGGAGCGAGTACCAGCAGACATCCGCGCCCATGGAGGAGTGGCCCGGATGTCAGACCCTCAGATTATCGAGGCCATAAAAGAAGCGGTGACTATTCCGGTTATGGCGAAGGTTCGCATTGGTCACTTTGCTGAAGCTCAAGTGCTAGAAGCGTTGGAGGTCGACTACATCGACGAGTCTGAAGTTCTCACACCAGCCGACGAAGAACACCATATAGACAAGTGGCAGTTCAAGGTGCCCTTTGTTTGCGGAGCTCGAAATTTGGGTGAGGCGCTCAGGCGGATAGCCGAGGGCGCTGCTATGATTCGCTCGAAGGGCGAGGCTGGAACTGGAAACATTGTCGAGGCTGTGCGCCACATGCGTGCTATTCGTTTGGGCATTACCCGGCTGCGCGCGATGTCTCCAGAGGAGAGGTTTGCCGCGGCTAAAGAGCTGGGGGCTCCGCTAGACCTCGTCGAAGAAGTGGCGAAGACTGGCAGACTCCCCGTTGTACTCTTCTGTGCTGGAGGCGTGGCCACCCCTGCCGATGCAAGCCTCATGATGCAGCTAGGGGCCGAAGGTATCTTCGTAGGATCGGGGATATTCAAATCGGAGGATCCACCTCGTATGGCTAGGGCTATCGTCGAGGCGACAACCCATTACAACGATCCACATATCGTGGCGAAAGTCTCCCGTGGCCTCGGCGTCCCCATGAAGGGGATTGATGTTGCCTCGCTCCCCGAAGAACAGCGCCTGGCGCCTCGTGGTTGGTAG
- a CDS encoding zinc metalloprotease HtpX encodes MFYERIASNKRRTVLLVGLFIAFVLAVGAALSYLLRFGWIGLAVAGVVALVLSVGSYWNSDKIVIALAGAKPADPVQYARLHNLVEAMAIAAGIPKPKVYVIDDPAPNAFATGRDPRHAAIAVTTGLLEIMNRVELEGVIAHEMSHIKNYDTLVGTVAAVLAGTVVVASDITLRLLWFGGDRRGRDSESKNPIFLALALLAVVLAPLGAALIRAAISRRRESLADFSAVQLTRYPPGLIGALEKLRDNPTVVRHHSNAIAHLYIESPVASESSVLNRLFDTHPPIEERIEALKEL; translated from the coding sequence ATGTTTTACGAACGAATTGCATCTAACAAGCGCCGGACGGTCCTCCTCGTTGGGTTGTTCATAGCATTTGTCCTCGCTGTGGGCGCGGCTCTCTCTTACCTCTTGCGCTTTGGCTGGATTGGCCTGGCCGTTGCTGGGGTAGTGGCGTTGGTTCTGAGCGTCGGATCGTATTGGAACTCTGACAAAATCGTGATAGCGCTGGCTGGTGCAAAGCCAGCCGATCCTGTGCAGTATGCACGACTTCATAATCTCGTCGAGGCGATGGCGATCGCAGCAGGTATTCCCAAGCCGAAGGTGTATGTAATAGACGACCCCGCGCCTAATGCTTTTGCAACGGGACGAGATCCCCGACACGCGGCTATAGCGGTCACAACGGGACTGCTAGAGATCATGAACAGAGTGGAACTCGAGGGTGTCATAGCTCACGAGATGAGCCACATCAAAAACTACGATACCCTCGTAGGAACTGTGGCCGCGGTATTGGCTGGGACTGTTGTCGTTGCCTCGGATATTACTCTGCGTCTTCTGTGGTTCGGGGGCGACCGGAGGGGACGGGATTCGGAATCTAAAAACCCGATCTTTTTAGCTCTGGCGTTGCTTGCGGTGGTGCTAGCTCCCCTAGGAGCCGCTCTCATTCGAGCAGCCATATCAAGACGGCGAGAGAGCTTGGCCGACTTCTCCGCAGTCCAGCTAACTCGCTATCCGCCTGGCCTGATCGGGGCATTGGAAAAGCTCCGAGACAATCCGACTGTTGTGCGACACCACTCCAATGCCATCGCGCATCTCTATATAGAGTCTCCCGTTGCCAGCGAAAGCTCCGTACTTAACCGACTCTTTGACACACACCCTCCTATAGAAGAGCGCATCGAGGCTCTAAAAGAGCTGTGA
- a CDS encoding alpha-(1-2)-phosphatidylinositol mannosyltransferase yields MRIALVCPYSLSAPGGVQNHVLSLATHLTMAGNTVLVMAPLDGDSPSVDGVEVVGVGRSLPFPANKSVSRLALSPAVPLRLRRFFSHFKPEVVHVHEPLQAGVSLYTLLLRERPPLVATFHAAAERMPFYDWFRPAFARLLRRIQIKAAVSPPARELLRRHFGDEVAEKIRILPNGIEVAKFAGLSKPPSSRPEIVLFVGRLEMRKGCDILLDSWPMVIDSHPSARLVVVGDGPLRATLEAKAARIRGVEMKGRLDDDELLRAYGSARVVCVPSVASESFGIVLLEGMASGACVAAAELDGYRWVGGDAVAYFPAGDSRAVAETICDLLATPMRMDELARRGRSRAARFDWERLVPDVMATYKEAAGSGQDA; encoded by the coding sequence ATGCGGATTGCTCTTGTATGTCCTTACTCGCTGTCAGCACCGGGCGGGGTCCAAAACCACGTTCTGTCGCTGGCAACCCACTTAACTATGGCCGGTAACACGGTGTTAGTGATGGCGCCACTGGACGGAGATTCTCCTTCTGTCGATGGCGTCGAAGTGGTTGGTGTTGGGCGTTCTCTGCCTTTCCCAGCTAACAAGTCCGTCTCGAGACTGGCGCTTTCTCCTGCGGTACCACTTCGATTACGGCGCTTTTTTTCGCACTTCAAACCAGAGGTCGTACACGTTCACGAGCCGCTACAGGCGGGCGTCTCTCTGTATACGCTGCTTCTAAGGGAAAGACCACCATTGGTAGCGACTTTTCACGCGGCAGCGGAGCGGATGCCCTTTTATGACTGGTTTCGGCCAGCATTCGCGCGGCTGCTCCGACGCATCCAGATCAAGGCAGCTGTGTCGCCGCCGGCAAGAGAGCTGTTACGACGTCACTTCGGTGATGAAGTGGCCGAAAAGATCCGGATTCTCCCTAATGGAATAGAAGTCGCGAAGTTCGCGGGCCTTTCTAAGCCGCCCTCTTCTCGGCCCGAGATCGTTCTTTTTGTGGGAAGGTTGGAAATGCGAAAGGGATGCGACATTCTTTTGGACAGTTGGCCGATGGTTATAGACTCCCATCCGAGTGCCCGCCTCGTTGTTGTAGGGGACGGACCCTTGAGAGCCACCCTTGAGGCCAAAGCTGCTCGCATCAGAGGTGTAGAGATGAAAGGACGCCTCGATGACGACGAGCTATTGAGGGCTTACGGCTCCGCCAGGGTAGTTTGCGTTCCCTCGGTCGCTTCCGAGTCCTTCGGAATAGTGCTGTTGGAGGGAATGGCATCGGGCGCGTGTGTGGCCGCTGCCGAACTCGATGGCTACCGGTGGGTCGGGGGAGACGCGGTTGCTTATTTCCCTGCCGGAGATTCGAGGGCAGTCGCCGAGACGATCTGCGATCTTCTGGCTACACCAATGCGTATGGACGAGCTAGCGAGGCGTGGGCGCTCTCGAGCAGCTCGCTTCGACTGGGAACGACTGGTCCCCGATGTTATGGCGACTTACAAGGAGGCAGCTGGTTCTGGTCAAGACGCATAG
- a CDS encoding phosphatidylinositol mannoside acyltransferase yields the protein MNFEVRSRASAGNRRLGKVELRPLRTKDRLVLGDSAPAGPWEAFRKFEAGPWIAYGWARIGEFLARVLPESLAPPLLWALQTAYSRMSKRRMLMMRRHLEKVLGPMPARELEQRMQRATALYARYWYETFRLSSMPSSEVVELLETEGEEWIAESLQKGKGVILALPHLGNWDMAGCYVSHRYGPVLAIAEYLRPRKAFEHWKRTRERLGMRIVPLDGTSLSVKEAIKQLKSGGIVALVADRQIGPGGIPVEFFGEITRVPAGPAALALRTGADLLPVGLYMIEGGRHRGVVRPPIGPSQGSSVQEKIVETTTSLIREFEELIRNDPEQWHLFTPFWPSDWEALGVQAPS from the coding sequence GTGAACTTTGAAGTTCGTTCAAGAGCGTCCGCTGGCAATAGGAGGCTCGGCAAGGTGGAGCTCCGACCGCTGCGCACGAAAGACCGCTTAGTTTTGGGAGACTCGGCTCCTGCCGGCCCTTGGGAGGCGTTCCGGAAGTTCGAGGCTGGACCTTGGATCGCATATGGGTGGGCCCGGATAGGAGAATTTCTAGCTCGGGTTTTGCCGGAATCTCTTGCGCCTCCCCTCCTGTGGGCTCTTCAAACCGCCTATTCCAGGATGTCTAAGCGGCGAATGCTCATGATGCGCCGGCACCTCGAGAAAGTGCTAGGCCCCATGCCCGCACGCGAGCTAGAGCAACGCATGCAACGAGCAACGGCGCTTTATGCCCGATATTGGTACGAGACGTTCAGATTGTCATCGATGCCTAGTTCTGAAGTTGTCGAGCTGTTGGAGACTGAGGGGGAGGAATGGATTGCCGAGTCGCTGCAGAAGGGCAAGGGTGTCATTCTCGCCCTTCCTCACCTTGGAAACTGGGATATGGCGGGCTGCTACGTATCCCACAGGTACGGCCCAGTGCTTGCGATTGCGGAGTACTTGAGGCCGCGCAAGGCTTTTGAGCATTGGAAACGGACCCGTGAACGGCTGGGCATGCGTATAGTGCCGTTGGACGGTACATCTCTTTCCGTCAAAGAAGCGATTAAGCAGTTGAAGTCGGGCGGTATCGTAGCCCTCGTCGCGGATAGGCAGATAGGGCCTGGGGGGATACCAGTGGAGTTCTTCGGAGAGATTACCCGCGTCCCGGCAGGCCCTGCGGCTTTGGCCTTGCGAACGGGGGCCGACTTACTTCCAGTGGGGCTCTACATGATCGAGGGAGGGCGTCACCGCGGGGTTGTCCGCCCACCTATTGGCCCGAGCCAAGGCTCCAGTGTGCAGGAGAAAATAGTCGAGACAACCACATCCTTGATCAGGGAATTCGAGGAGCTCATTCGCAACGATCCGGAGCAGTGGCACCTGTTCACTCCCTTTTGGCCTTCCGATTGGGAGGCTCTCGGGGTTCAGGCACCGAGTTAG
- a CDS encoding CDP-alcohol phosphatidyltransferase, with amino-acid sequence MLDNKLRGKAERFTEPVGRFLVRLGFSANKLTVTGFVLSVAASMLVATGRFVLALLVGAVGTVLDMLDGAVAKAGQTSSRRGAFLDSVGDRLSETAMFAGLGWYLIGTRPKLAYLCLLGLGFSLIISYERSKAESLGLKGKGGLFERGERLILLGIAVGVPGALVPALWILVAGTGFTVVQRFWSILQQSEPPPQPVGIEPYKLSVAELKRRSALARARYKERWEFARRRSLPRRARNR; translated from the coding sequence ATGCTCGATAACAAGCTAAGGGGAAAAGCGGAGCGTTTTACCGAGCCGGTCGGCCGCTTTCTCGTCCGCCTCGGGTTCTCAGCGAATAAGTTGACGGTGACTGGGTTCGTACTCAGCGTCGCCGCGTCGATGCTAGTCGCTACGGGCCGATTCGTCTTGGCGCTCCTCGTGGGAGCTGTTGGTACAGTCCTCGATATGCTAGACGGCGCAGTAGCTAAGGCGGGGCAGACTTCGTCTAGGCGGGGGGCGTTTTTGGACTCGGTGGGTGATCGGCTGTCGGAGACGGCGATGTTCGCTGGCCTCGGATGGTACCTGATAGGCACTCGACCGAAGCTTGCGTACTTATGCCTACTGGGACTGGGATTTTCACTGATCATCTCTTATGAGAGAAGCAAAGCCGAATCTTTAGGGCTCAAAGGAAAGGGGGGATTGTTTGAGCGCGGCGAGCGTTTGATCCTTCTTGGTATTGCCGTCGGTGTACCGGGAGCGTTGGTTCCTGCATTGTGGATTCTCGTTGCTGGTACTGGCTTCACTGTCGTCCAGCGGTTCTGGTCCATACTCCAGCAGTCGGAGCCCCCGCCTCAGCCGGTGGGTATCGAGCCATATAAGCTTAGTGTGGCAGAGTTGAAGCGACGGAGCGCCTTGGCTCGAGCACGGTACAAGGAGCGATGGGAGTTCGCGCGGCGGCGATCCCTTCCTCGGCGGGCTAGGAACCGGTGA
- a CDS encoding elongation factor G, giving the protein MQGDVAGRSGSLKQYASEKIRNVVLIGHNGSGKTSLAEACLYVSGALSRQGRVEDENTVCDYEPEETKRRFSISLALAPVEWKGVKINLVDTPGSPDFEGEAIAGLYAADLAVFVVSATDGPQVQTRYYWKIAKEMGIPAMCFVNKLDKERASIYETSEVLRDTFGGDVLAVQGQIGREENLEGLYDNFSKKAFLYKNGSFRAEPSDSHLPEDQDVEAARISLVEAVAETDEALLDTYLETGDLDIKSFSEGMAKAIMSRQILPVLGGCATRPLGVDLFLDFIAEFGPSPLEHKIIRGTKSSDSDQEVQLDASPEGPFVARIFKTIADPFVGKLSVFRIVSGGIKGDSVVWNTTSGHEEKLHQVFALRGKEHIEVEALSMGDIAAVAKLTNTKTGDTLASKGLHLVLSPMRLPDPVFSLAVAPKSKGDEDKLSQGLHRLSEEDPTLRIHHNPETRQLILSGLGDTHLNATLEKLKRKFGVEVETSLPKVSYRETITKPARAEGKHKKQTGGHGQFGVAVIEIEPLPRDSGFEFVDQIVGGAIPKGFIPAVEKGIREAMERGFFAGYPLVDIRATLVDGKHHPVDSNELSFKMAGSLALQAALPDAGVVLLEPIMDLEVIVPDDKVGDVQGDLNAKRGKILSTEPAEAGFTLITAKVPEAELLRYSADLRSLTGGQGRFSMKFSHYEEVPSHIAERIKAEARGS; this is encoded by the coding sequence TTGCAGGGTGATGTAGCTGGAAGGAGTGGATCCTTGAAACAGTACGCCTCCGAGAAAATAAGAAACGTAGTGCTTATAGGACACAACGGGAGTGGGAAGACAAGCCTTGCAGAGGCATGCCTCTATGTAAGCGGGGCGCTGAGTCGACAAGGCCGAGTTGAAGATGAAAACACCGTCTGCGACTACGAGCCCGAGGAGACAAAGCGAAGGTTTTCCATATCGCTTGCACTCGCGCCTGTTGAGTGGAAGGGCGTAAAGATCAATCTAGTCGACACTCCCGGCTCCCCAGATTTCGAGGGGGAGGCGATCGCAGGATTGTACGCTGCTGACCTCGCCGTCTTCGTAGTAAGCGCAACAGATGGCCCCCAGGTCCAAACCCGCTACTACTGGAAAATCGCAAAAGAGATGGGAATCCCCGCCATGTGCTTCGTAAACAAGCTCGACAAAGAGAGAGCCTCTATTTACGAAACCTCCGAGGTTTTAAGGGACACGTTCGGGGGGGATGTTTTGGCGGTACAAGGCCAGATCGGCCGTGAAGAAAACCTGGAAGGCTTGTACGACAACTTCTCGAAAAAGGCGTTCTTGTACAAAAACGGATCCTTCAGAGCCGAGCCTTCGGATAGCCATCTCCCCGAAGACCAAGACGTCGAGGCTGCCCGAATTTCCCTTGTCGAAGCTGTCGCTGAGACTGACGAGGCCCTGCTGGATACATACCTAGAAACCGGGGATCTAGACATCAAATCCTTCTCGGAAGGGATGGCCAAAGCGATCATGTCTCGTCAGATACTGCCTGTATTGGGAGGATGTGCAACTCGTCCCCTAGGGGTCGATCTGTTCTTGGACTTCATTGCTGAGTTCGGGCCGTCTCCCCTCGAACACAAGATCATCCGAGGCACGAAAAGTTCCGATTCCGACCAGGAAGTGCAGCTCGACGCGAGCCCCGAAGGTCCCTTTGTTGCCCGCATATTCAAGACAATCGCCGATCCTTTCGTAGGAAAGCTCTCCGTGTTCAGGATCGTATCCGGTGGCATAAAGGGCGACTCAGTCGTTTGGAATACGACCTCTGGGCACGAGGAAAAACTGCACCAAGTCTTTGCATTGAGGGGCAAAGAGCACATCGAGGTCGAAGCGTTGTCGATGGGCGACATAGCTGCAGTCGCTAAGCTTACCAACACGAAAACCGGCGACACTCTCGCTTCGAAAGGTCTTCACCTGGTCCTGTCACCCATGCGCCTTCCGGATCCCGTGTTCAGTCTTGCGGTGGCCCCTAAGTCGAAGGGTGACGAGGACAAGCTGAGCCAAGGATTGCATCGGCTGTCCGAAGAGGATCCGACTTTGCGGATCCATCACAATCCCGAGACACGGCAGTTGATTCTCTCGGGGCTAGGAGATACCCACCTCAATGCGACTCTTGAAAAGTTGAAGCGTAAGTTCGGCGTTGAGGTAGAAACCTCGCTTCCGAAAGTGAGCTACAGGGAGACGATTACGAAACCTGCACGTGCAGAGGGTAAGCATAAAAAGCAAACAGGAGGCCATGGCCAGTTCGGTGTCGCGGTGATCGAAATCGAGCCGCTTCCGAGGGATTCGGGCTTCGAGTTCGTGGATCAGATAGTCGGAGGCGCGATCCCCAAAGGATTCATTCCTGCGGTAGAAAAGGGAATCCGAGAGGCCATGGAAAGAGGTTTTTTTGCTGGATATCCCCTTGTTGACATCCGCGCCACTTTAGTCGATGGAAAGCACCACCCTGTCGACTCCAACGAACTCAGCTTCAAGATGGCTGGTTCTTTGGCTCTGCAAGCAGCCCTTCCTGATGCAGGGGTAGTACTGTTAGAGCCAATTATGGATTTGGAAGTAATAGTCCCCGACGACAAAGTCGGCGATGTCCAAGGCGATCTCAACGCGAAGCGGGGCAAAATATTGAGCACGGAGCCCGCTGAAGCAGGTTTTACTCTCATCACGGCCAAGGTTCCAGAGGCAGAGCTCCTTCGTTACTCGGCTGACCTTCGCTCTCTCACGGGCGGGCAAGGCCGGTTTTCGATGAAATTTAGCCACTACGAAGAGGTGCCTAGCCACATAGCCGAGCGAATCAAGGCGGAAGCGCGAGGATCCTGA